ATTGAAAGTAAAAGGTTATATCATTCTCATGTGTCTTATGCTACGTTGACATTACAAGTCACattgattttttgctcagatcagatttggctatcttggtggtttacattcacaaatgtaagtgacctatatctgtgtgtaatgtgaatgaatcttcagaaaaatcagatctgatccacattgagcaaaaaatctgatttgagtcacttcagcctggtaatgtgaacgtggAAAACTAAAGACAGTCAAAAAAGCAGACAGAGCAGACTGAAGCTCAGAgggaggaaagaaaaagaaaatgttggCAAACTAATAAAGCTAGTGCTGTTATTATTGTAGTTTTTGAACCAAATAATCTCAGAATCTTCAGTAAAATTGTTAAAGTGGGATAATATATCacttttgaaaaatattttcacTTTTAAATATAGTTTGTTATGGGGAACAAAGGGGAAATCAAGCGAATTATACTAAATCAAACTCTGGACAACCAAAAGCTTTTATTGTGCTTTGGGTGAACCCTTACTTATTATATGTACTGAcaattatttttagtattttaagtaTTTGGAAACATCATACatgtcaattaaataaaaaatgtgcaataatgTGTTATAAGTGTTTTCCTgcaaattacacacacaaactatcaTGTGGAAAAAAGTTATATTCAGTTTAATGTACAGTAGTAAAAAAACCTTCATGAAATAAATCCCTTACTGGCAGCTGCCGCACCTCCAGCTTTATAATGGTTTGTTCAGATTTTTTTGTGAATTGTGAGTAATTATATTTAAGAAGTCAGGTAAGCAGATATAGAGCTTCATATATCATCTAGCTAGCTTCTGGTAATTGTTATGATATGATTGATGTGAAGGAATTATTTCCATTCTGATGTTTTAGTGGGGGCACCCAGCAATATTCAAGTTCTCTACTATATTTAAGTGCACAACTAGATATAAGGATGCATCAGAGCCAGGCATTAATTTTAAAAGGGTTTTATAAATTGCTAGGCTGTCATCTTTGATTTAAAGCTTGGCTTCCAGTGATTTAAGAAGCCTATTTTGGACAGCTAGATTTACTCTCTCTTTCAACACTGATTATATGAATACATAAGCTTCATATATCACTGCAGAGTACTTATTTCTTGTTGACGTGATGCACAGTTCTTCAAGAATTTCCTCAAAACTCCAGTGCAAACCAGACAGTGCTGTAAATCAACAGGAGCTTAATGGAATTTGTTCTATTTTTCCTATTTACTTTTAAGAACACATACGACACCATATTATATTAATACAagttgagataaaaaaaaaacaatggcctTTTTGTCCAAAAAATGGACACATAATGAAAAACTTAAAAGTGTACATTATAATTGTATGAAAGGATTTCTTCCACAACACAAAGTTACACTGGGTTTTATTTATGCAACCACAACAGACCACAGAGAAACACATGGTTGTATTGCTGattcccataaaaaaaaaaaaaaactctaacagTGCCCCTTAGTGGTAGTGGTGAGCATATCTGCAAGAgaattttttttccattctgaTTGGTGACTTTTATCAGTACacatttattttgctaaaaacataaCAGTTACCTCAAGTTTTTAAAAGCTACATAGCAATTTAATTGCACGTAAACCAATGACAGACTAAATGACCATACAGAAACACAAGGAGGAAAAAAGGCTGAATTAATTTGGAAATAGATTTTTGTATTGCTGTAAGCTCCGTGTTTAATAGGATCAATCTCACATGGTCGATGGCTGAGCCAAATTCTCAGTGCCTTAGGCTAATCCACTACCGTGGAGCCTGAGGGGTGTAGGCCACAGCAGGTGATACTCTCACTCTAATCTAATACCATCATATATAAGGGGCTGAGATTTACTGCTTGCCCCTACTGACCTGCACTCAGAAGCTTGCAGCTAGACACTCAGAAAGCATACTGGTGGTCTACTCCCCTCGGTATATAACTATATTCTTGTCCGTCTCGTACACTTTGATTTCGTAGAGCATGTTAGGTGGGAGAAGCTTGACCATGTTGTCCCAAATATACACAGCCAGGTTTTCTGTTGTGCTGTCGAATAAAGAATAACAGGGgttattacaggtaaacagtcTGCATGTATGGAATGACAGAAGTAACAGGATAATATGATGCTTTTCATACCTGACCACATTAGCAAAATATGGTACGTCCAGGTCCAGGTTTTTGTGGTCAAGAGGTTTCATTATGGCCTCCTAACaaaatataaagattttttttatataaattgctAGGGTGTCATCTTTCATTTTAAGCTTCATTTCTAGTGTTGGAATTCAGAATGGTCAGAATTATGAAATCATGATAACAGTATGATTTAATATTACGGATTATTTTTCAATAACTACATAGTACACAGTCATTTGTGGTTCTAGCTGCTTTTAGGTTTGTGTAAAAACACTAAAAAGGCAATTCTTATTATATTCTAGCTGCATTCTGTTGTTATGTACTTGTAATaagttaataataaagtaataaagttaaATTTATGTATCTATGTTTATTCAATTATAGATTAATTTCAAACAAAGCCATGCAAATCCCCTTACCTCTATATACTGTTTTAGATCAGTGAGATTCATCACCATTCCCGTGTTTCGGTCAATCTAAGCAGACAGAAGTTGCAGATGTGAATTCCATATtgataattctttaaaaaatataatttccattgtatattatacatttctacacatgcattattttttattgtgtgcTAGTGGAGgactacaaagaaaaaaaatcacggTACAATGTAAATGCCTGTTTGCTGTGCTAATAACCACTATTGAATCTTGGATGTAGACAtaatgtttattacatttttgtggCACTTCTGCTTTGGGGTCAGTAAAATATACCTACCTTTCCTCGTACTGTCACTTCAACTGAAAACAAACAGATGAAAATAGGAATAAGCACAGTAAATAAGTATCAAGACATTACATGTATGTAAGAACAATGTATACTGTACAATACAATAAACGAGAAATGgtacagtaccactcaaaagtttggatgcactttcctattcaatgtttttcttttcttctttatttaatgtattttttacattgtagattaatatcaaaTACCTCAAAATAGGACACatgaaattacatagtaaacaaaaaagtagtTGTTGTTATTcccagagtgtgcagatctgtcatcaaagctaaatgtggctacttaaaagtattgtttttttctttttgcttacAAAAtatttctgcatgtgttcctgcatGGCTTTAATGTCTTCcatattaaatttataatgtaatttgtttatatataaattacagCATTTTAAAACCACAAATAatggtatttattttttttaggtttagcgTTTGAGCTGTGCTTAAAAAGTCTTATTCAAGTTTTTGTTTGCCATGGGATCGCAACTACTGCAACTTTAAAGATAAGTAAAGTTAAAgagaagtaaataataaataatattatttattattacctgTTCTGTTAACACTTACTTTTTGTTCACAGAATAATTTCATGTTAACCTCTAAATagatttaatgctttaatgttaaatgtacaatgtaaaaaaaaaatcataaaaagaaataaaactcaCAGAATGAAAAAGGTGTAATGTACTGCAAGTTACTGTACTTTTGACAGGTTGTTAATGTTACCTTTGTAGTTGTGGCCATGTCCATTGGGGTTGTTGCACTTTCCAAATATCCTCTTATTCTCTTCATCAGTTAAggatttgctaaaaaaaacaggagtgTGTTGTATTAGTGGACGTAAAATACACAGCTGGACTTATACAGCAAgaaactacaattcccataatgcACTTGAGTCGCGTAACTAGAGCAACAGGTTTTCTCTTCCGCTTACAGAAGAGTCAACAGATTTAAATGTGATGTTTAGCTGTAATACAGTAGCGTTACCGCAGATTTGGCTCAAATAGGTAGCGTTACGATACATTAATTAATATACTAAACTGTCAGATGAGATAAGATTAATTGAAAGAGTCAGATAATTAGGTTATATTTAACTTATCACGATAATGTGACGCGCTGTATTATGAAGTGTAacgacatttaaaaaaattaagtatagcACCAGCTCTATTACAATGGTTACtacattaatataattaattagttagctaggttagattACTAGTAGTAGAAGGAGCTAAGCTGATGGATGGTGAAAGTAACGGTGAGCTATGTGTGTGTGATGCGTGTGTCGTGTGTTGGCTGGTTAATGATCTACCTGTGGAGTCGATGGCAGGCGCTGAAGCTCTGTACTCGAGTGATGAAGCCCAGGCGCTCTGCTGATCTGTCAGTGCCGTTATTATTCTCCATTACTGATCCAGAACTCAGAGCTAAACCTGCAGAATGAGCTGCAGTTTAAGATCAGTGTCTGCACTATTCCGCTGTCTCCGTCTTCAGCCCGGTTATGATTGGTCCATGCTGGGggctgtgtctttgtgtgtgtgtgtgtgtgtgtgtgtgcagtgtgtgggagGAGGCGAGGAGAGCGACCGGAGAACCATGAGCAAATAATGTTCGTCGATTCCAACCGAGCAAAATTAAACCGAGCAAAATCACCATGAACAAAgagtcctctctttctctctctctccatctatattCATATTTCCCATTGAAACTGTTTTCCAAAAAGCTACAACTGTGTTTATTTAGTTGTGGATTGTGGAAAAATATTGCTGAATTGCAGCTATTGTGCATTTATGCATTACTATTATATTagcaatgataaaataaatattaatgttttttttttgtttgtttcgttacatctttttaaaatgataatggAAAAATATCCTTAAAACAAACTTTATTCATCGTTGCCTAATTAGGCATCAGTTAGTGTTCAAATTCTGACATTGAGCTCCTCTACCCTCACAATTAGAccagtcatgataattacattatcaaattATTGTACATTAAATGGACCTTAACTCAGATATATCTTCTTTTGTTCATTCACataaaacagtgaacagtattttagccagtcttGCAGTGACCGATGCTTCAATTActttgactccatacacacagtgtggactgcagtggGTGAagaatatataagaaaatatatatatatatatatatatatatatatatatatatatatatatatatatatatatttcacaatgTGAAAGCTTTAATTTCTAGTATTTTCAACTGTgtagttagcagcagtgctagccgtggttagcagcgctgTTGGACGGCATTTACTAGccctaagcactgctaaccatggctagcgctgaggaacccttagtgttCCGGTAACACaaggcgctatcagctagtggtttctcccatgtagcttgttttaacacggtacacacgcagactacaatccgatatactcacctctgaatggtgaaagagctagcagtgcggttagcggctaatgctgatactgcttcagcctggagaaacttcactgaaactcctgtataacgctgtaattTAGCGGAGTTGTTTTACTGCCCCTAACAACCTGacttgtagaattcatacattaggcTCACCGGCCAAATTAGATGATTTTAAGTGCAGattataatagtagtagtaattagaTACTACACGTCTTCTTCTCCGCTGTTACTGACGGCAGTTCACGTTAGCATGTGTAGCATAACTGCGTTTTTGGGGAATAATCAGCAAGTGCATTTCTAGTAGTAAAATACTGGGTGAGGCTCTGCTTACAAGAGCTTTCTGTGCTTGAACTTGCAGGATCCTTAACATCTGATGATACATTCTGATTATTgtgtcattttttacttttaaatattttcattaaTGGTCCTTTAGGAAGCCATATTTGACTTTTTACCAGTTGTTTTGtaataattaaacatatttctttaagcttaatataaaaataatacatcaaatattttttgttagtttaCAGATTAGAGTTTGGCCCACTGGGAAATAGTCAATTAGACTTCAATCTATTGCTTAAATTCTACAGCAAATGGTCTCCAAAGGCTAAGCTGAAGGGGAATTTTGTACTGTCTCTCCAGTTTTGTATAAACTTTCTAACATTTCATATAAGAATATCAAGATTACCAGTTACTGATCATCAGAAGAACCACAGAACAATTTAAACCTCACAGTTCTGTGTATGATTTGTAATTTAtagttgttttattgttgttggtgTACATTAAGGATCTGTCACCATCTGGTAATTTAATCAGGTGGTATTAATGAGATCAAGAGGTCCCCTGCTGTTAGCTAAGCCTGTTCTTTCATGGATAGCTCCTTATGTAGACAGCTTCCACAGAGCATCCAACAGTGTCCCTCCAACCAATCAAATTGCAGTCCAAAACCCTGCGATCATCCCTTATAATCTAAAGCAGTACTGTATGGGTTTAAATAGGAGGCCTGGTCATGTTGGTTTGTTTCAGCCTCTACATTCGAGTGAAAGATGGGCAACAGTAAAAGTGTTTCTCTCTCTAAAGACGTGCTGGAGGAGCTGAAGTCCAACACACGGTACACCGATGAGCAGCTTTTTGCCTGGTACCAGACCTTCATGAAAGAGTGCCCCAGTGGCCAGATCAGCCGAGAACAGTTTGAGAGCATCTACGCCAGCTTCTTTCCTGACGCTGACCCGAAGGCCTACGCTCAGCACGTGTTCCGAAGCTTTGACTCTAACAGCGACGGGACACTCGATTTTAAAGAGTACATTGTGGCACTGCATCTTACTTCTTCTAGCAAGACGTTCCAGAAGCTCGAGTGGGCCTTTGCGTTGTACGATGTGGACAGGAATGGGACTATCACCAAAAATGAGATCCATGAAATTGTCAAGGTAATTTCTTTCGCTTGCTTTGCTGCTGTTTCTGCACACCAGATGgtccagtgttaaatcaacatccTTATTGTTAAAATAATACTGTGAgtaatttaaagtgttaaattactacaaaaataatgtatt
This genomic stretch from Astyanax mexicanus isolate ESR-SI-001 chromosome 15, AstMex3_surface, whole genome shotgun sequence harbors:
- the pts gene encoding 6-pyruvoyl tetrahydrobiopterin synthase, which codes for MENNNGTDRSAERLGFITRVQSFSACHRLHSKSLTDEENKRIFGKCNNPNGHGHNYKVEVTVRGKIDRNTGMVMNLTDLKQYIEEAIMKPLDHKNLDLDVPYFANVVSTTENLAVYIWDNMVKLLPPNMLYEIKVYETDKNIVIYRGE
- the rcvrnb gene encoding recoverin b isoform X2, translated to MDGESNDVLEELKSNTRYTDEQLFAWYQTFMKECPSGQISREQFESIYASFFPDADPKAYAQHVFRSFDSNSDGTLDFKEYIVALHLTSSSKTFQKLEWAFALYDVDRNGTITKNEIHEIVKSIFNMISIEDQKNLPDDENTPEKRTEKIWDYFGKKENDKITEGEFIQGVMDNKNILRLIQFDEPQKVQDRLKEKKQ
- the rcvrnb gene encoding recoverin b isoform X1; protein product: MGNSKSVSLSKDVLEELKSNTRYTDEQLFAWYQTFMKECPSGQISREQFESIYASFFPDADPKAYAQHVFRSFDSNSDGTLDFKEYIVALHLTSSSKTFQKLEWAFALYDVDRNGTITKNEIHEIVKSIFNMISIEDQKNLPDDENTPEKRTEKIWDYFGKKENDKITEGEFIQGVMDNKNILRLIQFDEPQKVQDRLKEKKQ
- the rcvrnb gene encoding recoverin b isoform X3; the protein is MKECPSGQISREQFESIYASFFPDADPKAYAQHVFRSFDSNSDGTLDFKEYIVALHLTSSSKTFQKLEWAFALYDVDRNGTITKNEIHEIVKSIFNMISIEDQKNLPDDENTPEKRTEKIWDYFGKKENDKITEGEFIQGVMDNKNILRLIQFDEPQKVQDRLKEKKQ